In one Brassica oleracea var. oleracea cultivar TO1000 chromosome C9, BOL, whole genome shotgun sequence genomic region, the following are encoded:
- the LOC106313026 gene encoding uncharacterized GTP-binding protein At5g64813-like isoform X3 — protein sequence MRFWRERERESKEQILAPLCGQVRVLVVGDSGVGKTSLVQLINNGSSIQRSSQTIGCTVGVKHITYGSPGSSSSSIQGDSERDFFVELWDVSGVIFVHDLSQRRTKTSLQKWASEVAATGTFSAPLPSGGGPGGLPVPYIIVGNKADIAAKEGTKGSSGNLVDAARHWVEKQGLLSSSEDLPLFESFPGNSGLIAAAKETRYDKEALNKFFRMLIRRRYFSDELPSSSPWSIPTSSSQRLDEITSDEDQFYKRTSTKEPNFTASYTLSTAAAASVYS from the exons ATGAGGTTTTGGAGGGAACGTGAAAGGGAAAGTAAAGAGCAGATCCTAGCTCCATTGTGTGGCCAAGTTCGAGTCTTGGTCGTTGGTGATTCAG GTGTGGGAAAAACATCACTTGTACAACTCATCAACAACGGTTCTTCTATTCAACGCTCATCTCAAACCATTGGATGCACAGTTGGTGTCAAG CACATAACTTACGGGAGTCCAGGTAGTTCTTCAAGTAGCATTCAAGGAGACTCAGAGAGAGACTTCTTTGTCGAGCTCTGGGATGTATCAG GGGTTATATTTGTTCATGATCTCTCTCAGAGAAGAACTAAAACAAGCTTGCAGAAATGGGCGTCTGAGGTTGCAGCGACAGGAACTTTCTCAGCTCCACTTCCCTCAGGAGGAGGTCCAGGTGGTCTTCCTGTTCCGTACATTATTGTTGGTAACAAAGCAGATATTGCTGCAAAGGAAGGAACGAAAGGAAGCAGTGGGAACCTTGTTGATGCAGCTCGTCATTGGGTTGAGAAGCAAGGTTTGCTTTCTTCAAGCGAAGATCTTCCTCTCTTTGAAAGCTTTCCTGGTAATTCCGGTCTCATAGCG GCTGCCAAAGAAACAAGATACGATAAGGAAGCTCTGAACAAGTTTTTCCGGATG TTGATAAGAAGAAGATATTTCTCAGACGAGCTTCCATCATCTTCACCGTGGTCTATCCCAACCTCATCATCCCAACGGTTAGACGAGATCACAAGTGATGAAGATCAGTTTTACAAGAGAACAAG CACAAAGGAACCTAACTTCACCGCCTCCTACACTCTATCCACAGCAGCAGCAGCCAGTGTCTACTCCTGA
- the LOC106313026 gene encoding uncharacterized GTP-binding protein At5g64813-like isoform X4, producing the protein MRFWRERERESKEQILAPLCGQVRVLVVGDSGVGKTSLVQLINNGSSIQRSSQTIGCTVGVKHITYGSPGSSSSSIQGDSERDFFVELWDVSGHERYKDCRSLFYSQINGVIFVHDLSQRRTKTSLQKWASEVAATGTFSAPLPSGGGPGGLPVPYIIVGNKADIAAKEGTKGSSGNLVDAARHWVEKQGLLSSSEDLPLFESFPGNSGLIAAAKETRYDKEALNKFFRMLIRRRYFSDELPSSSPWSIPTSSSQRLDEITSDEDQFYKRTSIFHGDPYKYNNTLPPLAAQRNLTSPPPTLYPQQQQPVSTPDSYAVPRFSLSSLQETSNNGSGRSKRMNINV; encoded by the exons ATGAGGTTTTGGAGGGAACGTGAAAGGGAAAGTAAAGAGCAGATCCTAGCTCCATTGTGTGGCCAAGTTCGAGTCTTGGTCGTTGGTGATTCAG GTGTGGGAAAAACATCACTTGTACAACTCATCAACAACGGTTCTTCTATTCAACGCTCATCTCAAACCATTGGATGCACAGTTGGTGTCAAG CACATAACTTACGGGAGTCCAGGTAGTTCTTCAAGTAGCATTCAAGGAGACTCAGAGAGAGACTTCTTTGTCGAGCTCTGGGATGTATCAGGTCACGAAAGATACAAAGACTGCCGCTCACTCTTCTATTCCCAAATCAACG GGGTTATATTTGTTCATGATCTCTCTCAGAGAAGAACTAAAACAAGCTTGCAGAAATGGGCGTCTGAGGTTGCAGCGACAGGAACTTTCTCAGCTCCACTTCCCTCAGGAGGAGGTCCAGGTGGTCTTCCTGTTCCGTACATTATTGTTGGTAACAAAGCAGATATTGCTGCAAAGGAAGGAACGAAAGGAAGCAGTGGGAACCTTGTTGATGCAGCTCGTCATTGGGTTGAGAAGCAAGGTTTGCTTTCTTCAAGCGAAGATCTTCCTCTCTTTGAAAGCTTTCCTGGTAATTCCGGTCTCATAGCG GCTGCCAAAGAAACAAGATACGATAAGGAAGCTCTGAACAAGTTTTTCCGGATG TTGATAAGAAGAAGATATTTCTCAGACGAGCTTCCATCATCTTCACCGTGGTCTATCCCAACCTCATCATCCCAACGGTTAGACGAGATCACAAGTGATGAAGATCAGTTTTACAAGAGAACAAG CATTTTCCATGGAGATCCTTACAAGTACAACAACACGTTACCGCCACTTGCAGCACAAAGGAACCTAACTTCACCGCCTCCTACACTCTATCCACAGCAGCAGCAGCCAGTGTCTACTCCTGATAGCTACGCTGTACCGAGATTCTCTCTTTCGAGTTTACAAGAGACAAGCAACAATGGTAGTGGTAGGTCTAAGCGAATGAATATTAACGTTTGA
- the LOC106313026 gene encoding uncharacterized GTP-binding protein At5g64813-like isoform X1, giving the protein MRFWRERERESKEQILAPLCGQVRVLVVGDSGVGKTSLVQLINNGSSIQRSSQTIGCTVGVKHITYGSPGSSSSSIQGDSERDFFVELWDVSGHERYKDCRSLFYSQINGVIFVHDLSQRRTKTSLQKWASEVAATGTFSAPLPSGGGPGGLPVPYIIVGNKADIAAKEGTKGSSGNLVDAARHWVEKQGLLSSSEDLPLFESFPGNSGLIAAAKETRYDKEALNKFFRMLIRRRYFSDELPSSSPWSIPTSSSQRLDEITSDEDQFYKRTSTKEPNFTASYTLSTAAAASVYS; this is encoded by the exons ATGAGGTTTTGGAGGGAACGTGAAAGGGAAAGTAAAGAGCAGATCCTAGCTCCATTGTGTGGCCAAGTTCGAGTCTTGGTCGTTGGTGATTCAG GTGTGGGAAAAACATCACTTGTACAACTCATCAACAACGGTTCTTCTATTCAACGCTCATCTCAAACCATTGGATGCACAGTTGGTGTCAAG CACATAACTTACGGGAGTCCAGGTAGTTCTTCAAGTAGCATTCAAGGAGACTCAGAGAGAGACTTCTTTGTCGAGCTCTGGGATGTATCAGGTCACGAAAGATACAAAGACTGCCGCTCACTCTTCTATTCCCAAATCAACG GGGTTATATTTGTTCATGATCTCTCTCAGAGAAGAACTAAAACAAGCTTGCAGAAATGGGCGTCTGAGGTTGCAGCGACAGGAACTTTCTCAGCTCCACTTCCCTCAGGAGGAGGTCCAGGTGGTCTTCCTGTTCCGTACATTATTGTTGGTAACAAAGCAGATATTGCTGCAAAGGAAGGAACGAAAGGAAGCAGTGGGAACCTTGTTGATGCAGCTCGTCATTGGGTTGAGAAGCAAGGTTTGCTTTCTTCAAGCGAAGATCTTCCTCTCTTTGAAAGCTTTCCTGGTAATTCCGGTCTCATAGCG GCTGCCAAAGAAACAAGATACGATAAGGAAGCTCTGAACAAGTTTTTCCGGATG TTGATAAGAAGAAGATATTTCTCAGACGAGCTTCCATCATCTTCACCGTGGTCTATCCCAACCTCATCATCCCAACGGTTAGACGAGATCACAAGTGATGAAGATCAGTTTTACAAGAGAACAAG CACAAAGGAACCTAACTTCACCGCCTCCTACACTCTATCCACAGCAGCAGCAGCCAGTGTCTACTCCTGA
- the LOC106313026 gene encoding uncharacterized protein LOC106313026 isoform X2, which produces MRFWRERERESKEQILAPLCGQVRVLVVGDSGVGKTSLVQLINNGSSIQRSSQTIGCTVGVKVVLQVAFKETQRETSLSSSGMYQVTKDTKTAAHSSIPKSTGLYLFMISLREELKQACRNGRLRLQRQELSQLHFPQEEVQVVFLFRTLLLVTKQILLQRKERKEAVGTLLMQLVIGLRSKVCFLQAKIFLSLKAFLAAKETRYDKEALNKFFRMLIRRRYFSDELPSSSPWSIPTSSSQRLDEITSDEDQFYKRTSTKEPNFTASYTLSTAAAASVYS; this is translated from the exons ATGAGGTTTTGGAGGGAACGTGAAAGGGAAAGTAAAGAGCAGATCCTAGCTCCATTGTGTGGCCAAGTTCGAGTCTTGGTCGTTGGTGATTCAG GTGTGGGAAAAACATCACTTGTACAACTCATCAACAACGGTTCTTCTATTCAACGCTCATCTCAAACCATTGGATGCACAGTTGGTGTCAAG GTAGTTCTTCAAGTAGCATTCAAGGAGACTCAGAGAGAGACTTCTTTGTCGAGCTCTGGGATGTATCAGGTCACGAAAGATACAAAGACTGCCGCTCACTCTTCTATTCCCAAATCAACG GGGTTATATTTGTTCATGATCTCTCTCAGAGAAGAACTAAAACAAGCTTGCAGAAATGGGCGTCTGAGGTTGCAGCGACAGGAACTTTCTCAGCTCCACTTCCCTCAGGAGGAGGTCCAGGTGGTCTTCCTGTTCCGTACATTATTGTTGGTAACAAAGCAGATATTGCTGCAAAGGAAGGAACGAAAGGAAGCAGTGGGAACCTTGTTGATGCAGCTCGTCATTGGGTTGAGAAGCAAGGTTTGCTTTCTTCAAGCGAAGATCTTCCTCTCTTTGAAAGCTTTCCTG GCTGCCAAAGAAACAAGATACGATAAGGAAGCTCTGAACAAGTTTTTCCGGATG TTGATAAGAAGAAGATATTTCTCAGACGAGCTTCCATCATCTTCACCGTGGTCTATCCCAACCTCATCATCCCAACGGTTAGACGAGATCACAAGTGATGAAGATCAGTTTTACAAGAGAACAAG CACAAAGGAACCTAACTTCACCGCCTCCTACACTCTATCCACAGCAGCAGCAGCCAGTGTCTACTCCTGA
- the LOC106318542 gene encoding uncharacterized protein LOC106318542: MEDPKENKNSPWLSVPQFGDWDQKGGSIPDYSMDFSKIREMRKQNKRDPSRASLGNEEELINPFHNQPSSVDNNKPNKLTTVHSDNNKTHNEFSHHQPLSPSARRGIFSCFNCCVKA, from the exons ATGGAAGATCCTAAGGAG AACAAGAACTCGCCATGGCTATCAGTACCGCAGTTTGGAGACTGGGATCAGAAAGGAGGAAGCATTCCTGATTACTCTATGGATTTCTCCAAGATCAGAGAGATGAGGAAACAGAACAAGAGAGATCCTTCTCGTGCCAGTCTTGGCAACGAAGAAGAACTCATCAACCCTTTTCATAATCAACCTTCTTCGGTTGATAATAACAAGCCTAATAAGCTCACCACGGTTCACAGTGACAACAACAAAACCCACAATGAGTTTTCTCACCACCAACCACTTTCTCCATCT GCGAGGAGAGGAATCTTCAGCTGCTTCAACTGCTGCGTTAAAGCTTGA
- the LOC106318541 gene encoding 4-alpha-glucanotransferase DPE1, chloroplastic/amyloplastic, with protein MSILISSPSLKLLRSPSSRESPIGAAFLGNRLKASRPLSLRLRMDAVSSTSVSSISVGEDFPLDYEQWLPLTDPDSRRRAGVLLHPTSFRSPHGIGDLGEDAFRFIDWLHSTGCSLWQVLPLVPPDEGGSPYAGQDANCGNTLLISLDELVKDGLLMKDELPLPIEADSVNYQTANKLKSPLITKAAKRLIGSNGELKRKLQAFRIDPSISCWLEDAAYFAAIDNTLNSYSWFEWPEPLKNRHLSAMEAIYQSQKEFIDLFIAKQFLFQRQWQKVREYARSKGVNIMGDMPIYVGYHSADVWANKKHFLLNRKGFPLLVSGVPPDLFSETGQLWGSPLYDWKAMESEQFSWWVHRIRRAQDLYDECRIDHFRGFAGFWVVPSEAKVATVGRWKVGPGKSLFDAISSGVGKIKIIAEDLGVITKDVVELRKSIGAPGMAVLQFAFGGGADNPHLPHNHEVNQVVYSGTHDNDTIRGWWDTLDQEEKSKAMKYLSIGEEDDISWSLIKAAFSSVAQTAIIPMQDILGLGSSARMNTPATEVGNWGWRIPSSTNFDHLQTESDRLRRLLSLYGRL; from the exons ATGTCGATTCTTATCTCGTCTCCTTCCCTCAAGCTTCTCCGATCACCATCGTCTCGTGAATCTCCGATCGGCGCCGCTTTCCTCGGAAACAGGCTGAAGGCGTCTCGGCCTCTCAGTCTCCGGCTCCGAATGGATGCCGTTTCGAGTACTTCTGTCTCAAGCATTAGCGTTGGTGAAGACTTTCCACTAGACTACGAGCAGTGGCTACCGTTAACGGATCCGGATAGCCGGAGAAGAGCCGGCGTTTTGCTCCACCCGACGTCGTTTCGCAGTCCTCACGGCATTGGTGATCTCGGGGAAGACGCGTTCCGTTTCATCGATTGGCTTCACTCTACTGGCTGCTCCCTTTGGCAG GTGCTTCCTCTTGTTCCTCCAGATGAAGGAGGGTCTCCTTATGCAGGACAG GATGCAAATTGTGGGAATACGTTGTTGATTTCTCTTGATGAGCTTGTGAAGGACGGCTTGTTAATGAAGGATGAGCTCCCACTGCCAAT TGAGGCTGATTCTGTGAACTATCAAACTGCTAACAAGTTGAAGAGTCCTTTGATAACTAAG GCAGCAAAGAGGCTTATTGGCAGCAATGGTGAACTGAAGAGAAAATTGCAAGCTTTCCGTATTGACCCCTCTATATCAT GTTGGCTTGAAGATGCCGCTTATTTTGCTGCTATAGACAATACTTTAAACTCATACAGTTGGTTCGAGTGGCCTGAACCGCTTAAAAACCGTCATCTTTCAGCCATGGAAGCTATATACCAAAGCCAAAAGGAATTT ATAGACTTGTTTATTGCTAAACAATTTTTGTTCCAAAGGCAGTGGCAGAAAGTTCGTGAGTATGCACGGAGTAAAGGAGTCAATATAATGGGGGATATGCCCATTTATGTAGGATATCATAGTGCAGATGTTTGGGCAAATAAGAAACATTTCTTACTG AACAGGAAAGGCTTTCCGCTTCTAGTTAGTGGTGTTCCTCCTGATCTATTCAGCGAAACTGGTCAACTGTGGGGAAG CCCTCTTTATGACTGGAAAGCGATGGAGAGTGAGCAATTTTCTTGGTGGGTTCATCGGATAAGACGTGCACAGGACTTGTATGATGAATGCAGGATCGATCATTTCAGAGGATTTGCAGGGTTTTGGGTGGTCCCTTCTG AAGCTAAAGTTGCCACAGTTGGAAGATGGAAG GTAGGACCTGGAAAGTCTTTATTTGACGCCATTTCAAGCGGTGTTGGGAAGATCAAAATCATAGCTGAAGATTTG GGAGTCATTACTAAAGATGTAGTTGAGCTGAGGAAATCAATCGGAGCACCTGGAATGGCTGTCCTCCAGTTTG CTTTTGGAGGGGGTGCGGATAACCCACATTTACCTCATAATCATGAAGTGAACCAAGTTGTATACTCTGGAACTCATGACAACGACACT ATTCGAGGGTGGTGGGACACTCTGGATCAAGAAGAAAAATCTAAG GCAATGAAGTACCTGTCAATAGGTGAAGAAGACGATATATCATGGTCACTTATCAAAGCTGCCTTCTCTTCAGTAGCTCAAACCGCAATCATACCGATGCAAGACATTCTCGGTCTCGGAAGTTCTGCCAGGATGAACACTCCAGCCACTGAG GTGGGGAACTGGGGTTGGAGGATTCCGAGTTCAACGAACTTTGATCATCTTCAAACGGAATCTGACAGACTCAGAAGGCTATTGTCATTGTACGGTCGGCTTTGA